The genome window GTTGTAGCCCTTAACCAAACCCGGTGGGGTAGGTAGTAGCTGCAACAGAAGAGGGGTTATGGGTGGCTGAAGCCAATGGTTCAGGACGCCCGTCCGGCACCGGTCAAACCGGAGCCGGCATGGAGTCGCGCGTGCAAACGGCCAGGGCAGCCGCGCCTGCCACTGTGAGGCCGGGCTCGTCGCCGTCGTTGTCCGGACCCGACCAGCCCAGCAGCGCGCCCGGCCGGCGCGAGCGCACCCGGGCGCGTCTGGCCCGACTGGCAGGACGCGGTACAACCTCGGGCTATTCGCCCATCCTCGAACCACTGTTGCGCACCGTGCGGGCCAACAACCCCAAAGAAGACCTGGAGTTCATCAAGCGGGCCTATGAGGTGGCCGAGCGCAGTCATGCCGGGCAGAAGCGCAAGAGCGGCGACCCGTACATCACCCACCCTGTAGCGGTCGCCACCATTCTCGCCGAACTCGGAATGACCGGCACTACGCTTGCGGCCGCGCTCCTGCACGACACCGTTGAAGACACCACTTGCACGTTGGAGGACATCCGCCGGGACTTCGGCCAGGAAGTGGCCATGCTCGTGGACGGCGTCACCAAGCTGGACAAGGTTTCCTTCGGTGACGCCGCACAGGCAGAGACTGTGCGGAAGATGGTCGTGGCAATGGCCAAGGACATCCGGGTGCTCGTGATCAAGCTTGCGGACCGGCTGCACAATGCCCGTACCTGGCGCTTTGTCTCCCCGGAATCCTCAGCCCGCAAGGCGCGCGAAACCCTCGAGATCTTCGCCCCGCTTGCCCATCGCCTGGGTATGAACACGATCAAGTGGGAGCTTGAGGATCTGTCCTTCGCCGCCCTGCATCCCAAGGTCTACGAGGAGATCGTGCGGATGGTCGGGGACCGCACGCCCGAAAGGGAGAAGCACCTCAACCTGGTGCGCGGGCAGATCGACGAAGACCTGCGGTCGGTGAAAATCAAGGCCACGATCACCGGCCGGCCGAAGCACTACTACTCGATCTATCAGAAGATGATCGTTCGTGGGAAGGACTTCGACGACATCCACGACCTCATGGGCGTGCGGGTCCTGGTGGACAGCGTGCGTGACTGCTACGCAACCCTCGGCCAGTTGCATGCGCGGTGGAACCCGCTTCCCGGCAGGTTCAAGGACTACATCGCCATGCCGAAGTTCAACATGTACCAGTCGCTGCACACCACGGTGATCGGACCGGGCGGCCGGCCGGTGGAGATCCAGATCCGTACCCACGACATGCATCGGCGGGCTGAATACGGTGTGGCAGCCCACTGGAAGTACAAGAATTCCGCCGGTGTCCGGTCAGGAGGCGCGCCCGACAACAGTGACATGGGCTGGCTCCGGAGCCTGGTGGACTGGCAGCAGGAGACATCCGACCCGGACGAGTTCCTCGATTCCCTTCGCTTCGAGATCAACGCCCAGGAAGTGTTCGTCTTCACCCCCAAGGGCGAGGTCATGGCCCTGCCCGCGGGGTCCACGCCCGTCGATTTTGCCTATGCCGTCCATACCGAGGTGGGCCACCGCACCATCGGCGCGCGCGTCAACGGGAAACTGGTTCCACTCAACAGTGAACTGAACCATGGCGACCGGGTTGAGATATTCACCTCCAAGGCGGAGGGCGCCGGTCCCAGCCAGGACTGGCAGGGGTTCGTCAAGAGCCCGCGTGCGCGCAACAAGATCCGGCAATGGTTCACCAAGGAACGCCGCGAAGAGGCCATTGAAAAGGGCAAGGACCAGCTGACGCGCACCATGCGCAAGCAGAATCTGCCCCTGCAGCGCCTGATGACCCACGAGGCACTGACCGCGGTTGCCCAGGAACTTCGGCACGCCGACATCTCCGCGCTGTACGCTGCCGTGGGCGATGGACACACCTCAGCACAGAATGTCATCGAGCACCTGATCACCCTGATGGGGGGCCATGCAGGGGCCGAGGATGACATCGCCGAGGCCACGGTCTCCACCCAGCCCCGCCGCCCCAAGTTCTCGGACTCGGGCGTGACGGTGCGAGGGGTGGGCGACGTTTGGGTGAAGCTTGCACGGTGCTGTACCCCTGTGCCGCCGGATCCCATCGTCGGCTTTGTAACTCGAGGCTCAGGTGTCTCGGTGCACCGGCACGATTGCCGCAACGTCGTGGAATTGCGGGACCAGCCCGACCGGATGGTGGATGTGGAATGGGCGCCCACGCAGTCCAGCGTGTTCCTGGTCGAGATCCAGGTGGAAGCACTGGACCGCAAGAGCCTGCTCTCCGACGTCACCAGGGTTTTGTCGGAAAACCACGTCAATATCCTGGCGGCCAGCGTGAACACTTCCACTGACCGGGTGGCGATGTCCCGGTTCGCCTTCGAGATGGGCGATCCCAAGTACCTGAACCACATCCTCAACGCGGTGCGCCGCATCGACGGTGTCTTCGACGTCTACCGCACCACGGGCGCAAACCGCCGAATCTAGCTAACGCCCCGTAGCGCTTCCCGCAGCCGGCCAAGAGCTCGCGACTTTCCGGGGATACGCGAGGAGCTCTCAAGCGAGAGGACCACGAGGTGCAGCGGACATCGCAGCTCCGGCGAAGCTGCGATGTTCTGCAGGGCGACCACCGCCCATGGGTCCTGGCCGTGAATTGCGATGTCCAGTGCTGTCCGCAGCGGCGACGTTACCTCCACCCCGCCGATTGACCGCAAATCGCAGGGGCCAAGGGTGACCTGATGCATTACCGCGTCGCTGAAAGCCGGAAGAGCCGTGGTTCGGCGGCGGTGATCGGTGACCAGACTGACGAGTGCCGGAGCCGGGGCGCACCCGTAGACCCAGGCCGCGCTCTGGCGAGCCAGCGCGACGCGTCGGTGCAGCGAGCGGGGTACCGAGTTGATGGCCGACTGCGCCCGGATGGCCGGTGTCGCCGGTTGGTCAGTACGCACGTAGGACTTGCCACACACATGCGTCATCAGTCCGTCCATACGCATCGCCTGTAGTTCGGCATGGGTGAATAGGTTTCCGCCGTGAAAAAGCACGCCGCCGGTGGAGTTGATGGAAAGGTTTCGTTGACCCGGCCTCAGCCCTGTTGCGGTTCCTGGCGGTAGTGGCATGAATCAAGCTTTCCCGTCCTGGGACCAAAGAGAAAGTCCCGGCCGGACCGTTGTGGATAACGGTTCGGCCGGGACTTTCTCTCCTGCAGACTCTCTCTTGCAGACTCTCTCTTGCAGAACTCTAGGAGAAGTCCTGCGCCGACCGCTGCAACATGTCCAGCCACTGGCGGCGGGCGTCCAGCGCCTCGCGCGCTGCCGTGATGCGACGGGCGTCACCGTCCTTCTCAGCGGCTGCGAGGTCCTCTTCGAGCGAGGCGATGGTGCTCTCAAGCTGGCTCAGCGCGCTATTCGTCCGCGCTTTGGTTTCAGGGTTGGTGCGCTGCCAGTGCTCGTCTTCAGCGGCCTTCACAGCATCCTCGACCTCGCGCAGGCGGGCTTCGATCCGCCCCATGTCGGCCCGCGGCACCTTGCCTGCGTCTTCCCAGCGGTCACGGATCGACTGAAGCGCCTTGCGGGCCGCCCCGGCATCCTTGACCGGCAACAACTGCCGAGCCTCGGCCAGCAGCGCTTCCTTCACAGCGAGATTGGCGCCGTACTCCTCGTCAATGGCTTCGTTGGCAGCCTTGCGGGCGGCGAAGAAGGTGTCCTGTGCGGCCCGAAACCTCGACCACAGGGCGTCGTCGTCCTTGCGGCTTGCACGCTTGGACGCTTTCCACTCGTCCATCAGGCGGCGGTACTCCGCTGCTGTAGGCCCCCAGTTCGTGGAGGATGAAAGCTCCTCAGCACGACGGATCAGCTCTTCCTTTGCGCGCTTCGCTTCAGCGTTGTCATTGTCCAGCTGGGAAAAGTATGCGCGGCGGTGCCGGTCGAACACGGTGCGGGCGGAACGGAACCGCTTCCAGAGTGCGTCCTCGGTACCGCGACCGAGCCTCAGCCCGGACTTCTGCGCAGCCTTCCACTGTTCGAACAATTCGTTCATGCGGTTGCTGCTGGCCTTCCACTGCACGGTGGAGGGATCACGCCCGGCGATTTCCTCAGCTTCAGCAACGATCGCCTCCCGCGCCTGCAGTTCGCGCGCACGTGCGGCGTCCTGCTCTGCCTTCTCAGCGGCTTCGAGTTCGGTGACGAGCGAGGTCAGTGCATCCAGCCGGGCCTCAAGCGCCCGGACGTCACCAACCATCTTCCGCTCCGCAATCTGCTCACGAAGGTGGGAAGCGGTCTTGCGCATATCGGTGGTGGGGGCTTTCGCATGCACGCGCTGCTCCAGGAGCGTTACCTGCCCGGCGACCTCGTCGTACTTGCGCACGAAGTAGGCGAGCGCTTCCTCCCGGGATGCGTCGGGGTACTGTCCGACGGCGAATTCCTCGCCGTCCACGATCAGGAAGACATGGCCGTCGTCCTCCACGCGGGCAAACTTCTCAGCCTCGGACAGCGGCGTGGTGTGGATCGGGGGAGTGGCGACGACGCTCGGGGCGGCTGCACCGTTGGGCCGGGGCCCCAGGGCTGCCGGGGTTGGCCGGGGGCTTGCACCCTTCGGGCCTGGGATCGGCGAAGGCTGCTGCGCAGGTTCGGCCGCTGAATCGGCTGTCTGTTCCGGCGTCTCCTCCGGCGTAGAGGCTGCAGCGCTTTCTGCGGGCTCTGGCTGTCCTTCGGTGGATTCTGTTACGGGGGTTTCGTCGGATTTCTGACTGTTTGTCACCGCTAAAACTCTTTCGCTGGTTGGATGGCCGGGCTGCCGTCTTACTTATCGCTTGGCTGATTACTGCAGGGTTAACGAGTCTATCGTCACAGGCGTTGCCGGGGGCCCGTCCTGCCCGCCGCCCTCGACACCGCCCTCGGCGATCTCCTGGACAACGTCCAGGCCCGACGTCACCGATCCCATGATGGTGTATCCACCGGTGTTCTGCGGAATTTGCGAGTCTTTGTAGACGATGAAGAACTGCGTGCCGTTGGTGTCCGTTTCCGATCCACGGGCAACAGCGATACTTCCTGCAGGGTAGGAGCCATCCTGCGGACTGTTTTCGACGGGCCCCCAAAGATAGCTGGGATCGCCGGCACCGTCGCCATTGACCGAGCCGCACTGCAGGACGCCCATGGTGGGGGCCGTGGTCAACCGGTGGCAGTTCTTCCCGGCGAAGAAGCCGTCCTCCGCAAGCGAGGAGAAGACCGCAACAGCCTGTGGCGCAACGTTCCCGTCGAGCTTCACCCCAATCTCGCCGGCGCTCGTTGCGAGGGTTCCGGTGAAGACACGGCCCTCAGCGGTTGACGGATCGGGGATGTTCGGACCGTTTCCCGTTGGCTCAGCGCTTGCTGCTTCGGCGTCGCCGGCTGCTTCCTCGAGCGCGGCCATCTCCGCAGGCGTCGGGTTGGAGCTGAACCAGAAAACCTGCAGGGCGACTGCCAGCACCAAAACCACCGCCGCGGCCAGCGCAGCCAGACGGTTGTCCCTCCGCCGGCGCTGTTGCTGCGACCGGCCCAGCGCCCGTTTCGCTTCGATCTGGCTCAGCTGACGGCGCATCTCGCGTCCGCGTCGGTCGGCGGCCACGTATCCTCCCGGGTTCGGCGGGAACGCTCCGGGCCGGTTAGCCTGCCCCGGAGCGAACCCCTAAAATGAATGCCGCAGACAGTGTAGGCACAGTCACCGACAGCTGCCGTGCTTCACCGCTGATCCCGGACCGCTCGGTTGGGGAACCCGCATCCTCGTCCCCAAGGAGAGTTGCCGCATGGCACGTAAGTCCTCATTGTCCGGATTTCCCGAATGGCTCCCGTCAGAGCGCCTCGTGGAGCTGCACATCCTGGATACCCTGAGGCGGACCTTCGAGCTGCACGGGTTCTCCAGCGTCGAGACCAGGGCAGTCGAGACGGTGGCACAGCTTCTTCGGAAGGGCGAGATCGACAAAGAGGTCTACGCGGTATCACGACTACAGGAGGACGAGCCCTCGGCCGCGGCCGGTGAGGATGCCCTGGCGCTGCACTTCGACCTGACTGTTCCCTTTGCCCGCTACGTGGTGGAGAACGCCGGGCATCTTGCCTTCCCCTTCCGGCGCTACCAGATTCAGAAGGTGTGGCGGGGCGAGCGCCCGCAGGAGGGAAGGGCGCGCGAGTTCACCCAGGCCGACATCGATGTGGTGGGCGACGGCGCCCTGCCCTTCCGCTACGACGTCGAGCTTGCCCTGGTAATCGCAGAGGCCCTGGGTGCCCTGCCCATTCCCGACTTCCAGCTGCGTATCAACAACCGCAAGCTCGCCGAAGGCTTCTACAGGGGAATCGGACTGACCGACACCCCGGGAGTCCTGCGCAGCATCGACAAGCTGGAGAAGATCGGGCGGGAAAAGGTTGCCGCGCTGCTGAAGAGTGAGCTGGGCGCGACCGACGAGCAAGCGGAAGCGGCGCTCAACCTCGCGGCCATCCGTACCGAGGACACCTCCTTCGTTGAGCAGGTCCGCGCCTTCGGAGTTCAGGACGAGCTGCTGGATGAGGGCCTCGCCGAACTGGAACAGGTGATCGGGGAGGCATCCAAGCGCGCGCCTGGTCGGGTGATCGCGGATCTCAGCATCGCCCGTGGCCTCGACTATTACACCGGCACCGTCTACGAGACCGTGCTGGTCGGTCATGAGTCACTCGGCTCCATCTGCTCCGGCGGCCGCTACGACGCCCTGGCGAGCAAGGGCAACCGGACGTTCCCCGGCGTCGGACTTTCCATCGGCGTCACCCGACTGGTGACCAGGATCCTCAGCCAGGAGTTCGCGTCCGCTTCCCGGCAGGTGCCGACGGCGGTACTCGTCACCCTGGCGAATGACGACTCGTGGTCAGCCGCCCAGGATGTGGCGGCAAGCCTGCGGGAGCGGGGAATTCCGGTGGAGGTTGCGGCTTCCGCAGAGAAGTTCGGCAAGCAGATCAAGTTCGCTGACCGCCGCGGCATTCCTTTCGTGTGGTTCACCGCCGAGGACGGCACGCACGAGGTAAAGGACATCCGATCGGGCGAGCAGGTTGCGGCCGATCCGCTGTCGTGGACCCCCCGGCCGAGGACCTGTGGCCTGCAGTCCTGCCGAAGGGCTGAAGCAGCCTCCGCGAATGACTTCAACCGCGCCGTCGTCGTGCCAGCACCACGGCGGCGCGGCCCAGCAGGCCGACGGCGAGAATTACCAGCATGGTCACCACAGACTGAACGGGCAGGGTGAAGGCGAGCAGCAGGCACCCTGCCAGCCCGAGCATGTTGAGCGCGCGGGGCGCGTACCACGGCCGGGACGAAAGCGTCAGTGCCGAGAGGTTGGTCACCGCGTAGTACAGCAGAACGCCGAAGCTGGAGAATCCCACGACGGTGAGTACGTCAGTTGTCAGCAGCAGTGTGATGACGACGGCGGCGATCGCCAGTTCTGAGACGAACGGAGTGGCGCGCCGGCGTGAGACCAAGCTGAAGATCCGTGGCAGGTCACCTTCCCGGGCCATCGCCAGGGAAGTACGGGCGATGCCGCTGATCAGGGCAAGCAGCGCGCCGAGGCTTGCCAGCGCCGCCGCGATGGCGACTGCGAGCAGGGGGACGGCTTCTCCCGCAGCGAAGTTCCCGTTTGCGAAGACCTCCGCCAGGGGCGCTGTTGAAGCGGCGAGCCGTTCAGCTCCCACCGCGTGCAGCAGCCCAAAGGCCAGAAACAGGTACAGGGCGAGCGTGAAGCCCAGGGCGCCGAAGATGGCGCGGGGGATGTTCCGCGCCGGTTCACGCACCTCCTCACCCATTGTGGCGATGCGTGCGTATCCGGCGAAGGCGAAGAACATCAGGGCCGCCGCCTGGAACACACCCGTGCCGGGGGAGTCCGGCGTCGTGCCGCCTTCGCCCGGTTGGGCGAAGGCGGCGACCACTACGAAGCCCAGCACGGGAACCACCAGCGAGACGATGATCCGGGTCATCAGCGCGGTCCGCGTCACTCCGAGCAGGTTCACGACGGTCAGTGCGACGACGGCGGCGACTCCCGCCGGCTTGGCCACTTCAGGCGCGGCATACAGGCCGAAGGTCAGGGCCATCGCGGCGCAGGAGGCGAGCTTGCCCGTGAGGAAGCACCATCCGGCCAGGAAGCCGGGCCACTCGCCCAGCTGCCTGCGTCCGTAGATATAGGTGCCGCCGCTGACCGGATGGATGGCGGCAAGCTGCGCCGAGGCTGCGGCATTGGCATACGCGACGATGGCTGCCAGGACGACGGCGATCGGCAGCAGGGGACCGGCGGCAGCTGCGGCCGGTGCGAAGACGACGAAGACACCGGCGCCGATCATGGAACCGATGCCGACGGTGGTGGCGTCGAACCCGCCAAGTTGTCGTTTCAGCGCCTGCGGCATTCGCGGGTTCCCATCCTGGAATTGTGCGGCGGACCAGTGGCCGGAACTGCCCCGTATCCGGCGGTAAACTCGATCATTGAGTTCCTACTCTTCGAAATCTAACCACACCGGAAGGAATGCTGTGCTGCGCACACATGA of Arthrobacter sp. JZ12 contains these proteins:
- a CDS encoding DUF349 domain-containing protein, which codes for MTNSQKSDETPVTESTEGQPEPAESAAASTPEETPEQTADSAAEPAQQPSPIPGPKGASPRPTPAALGPRPNGAAAPSVVATPPIHTTPLSEAEKFARVEDDGHVFLIVDGEEFAVGQYPDASREEALAYFVRKYDEVAGQVTLLEQRVHAKAPTTDMRKTASHLREQIAERKMVGDVRALEARLDALTSLVTELEAAEKAEQDAARARELQAREAIVAEAEEIAGRDPSTVQWKASSNRMNELFEQWKAAQKSGLRLGRGTEDALWKRFRSARTVFDRHRRAYFSQLDNDNAEAKRAKEELIRRAEELSSSTNWGPTAAEYRRLMDEWKASKRASRKDDDALWSRFRAAQDTFFAARKAANEAIDEEYGANLAVKEALLAEARQLLPVKDAGAARKALQSIRDRWEDAGKVPRADMGRIEARLREVEDAVKAAEDEHWQRTNPETKARTNSALSQLESTIASLEEDLAAAEKDGDARRITAAREALDARRQWLDMLQRSAQDFS
- a CDS encoding peptidylprolyl isomerase, with amino-acid sequence MAADRRGREMRRQLSQIEAKRALGRSQQQRRRRDNRLAALAAAVVLVLAVALQVFWFSSNPTPAEMAALEEAAGDAEAASAEPTGNGPNIPDPSTAEGRVFTGTLATSAGEIGVKLDGNVAPQAVAVFSSLAEDGFFAGKNCHRLTTAPTMGVLQCGSVNGDGAGDPSYLWGPVENSPQDGSYPAGSIAVARGSETDTNGTQFFIVYKDSQIPQNTGGYTIMGSVTSGLDVVQEIAEGGVEGGGQDGPPATPVTIDSLTLQ
- a CDS encoding bifunctional (p)ppGpp synthetase/guanosine-3',5'-bis(diphosphate) 3'-pyrophosphohydrolase; translated protein: MESRVQTARAAAPATVRPGSSPSLSGPDQPSSAPGRRERTRARLARLAGRGTTSGYSPILEPLLRTVRANNPKEDLEFIKRAYEVAERSHAGQKRKSGDPYITHPVAVATILAELGMTGTTLAAALLHDTVEDTTCTLEDIRRDFGQEVAMLVDGVTKLDKVSFGDAAQAETVRKMVVAMAKDIRVLVIKLADRLHNARTWRFVSPESSARKARETLEIFAPLAHRLGMNTIKWELEDLSFAALHPKVYEEIVRMVGDRTPEREKHLNLVRGQIDEDLRSVKIKATITGRPKHYYSIYQKMIVRGKDFDDIHDLMGVRVLVDSVRDCYATLGQLHARWNPLPGRFKDYIAMPKFNMYQSLHTTVIGPGGRPVEIQIRTHDMHRRAEYGVAAHWKYKNSAGVRSGGAPDNSDMGWLRSLVDWQQETSDPDEFLDSLRFEINAQEVFVFTPKGEVMALPAGSTPVDFAYAVHTEVGHRTIGARVNGKLVPLNSELNHGDRVEIFTSKAEGAGPSQDWQGFVKSPRARNKIRQWFTKERREEAIEKGKDQLTRTMRKQNLPLQRLMTHEALTAVAQELRHADISALYAAVGDGHTSAQNVIEHLITLMGGHAGAEDDIAEATVSTQPRRPKFSDSGVTVRGVGDVWVKLARCCTPVPPDPIVGFVTRGSGVSVHRHDCRNVVELRDQPDRMVDVEWAPTQSSVFLVEIQVEALDRKSLLSDVTRVLSENHVNILAASVNTSTDRVAMSRFAFEMGDPKYLNHILNAVRRIDGVFDVYRTTGANRRI
- a CDS encoding APC family permease translates to MPQALKRQLGGFDATTVGIGSMIGAGVFVVFAPAAAAAGPLLPIAVVLAAIVAYANAAASAQLAAIHPVSGGTYIYGRRQLGEWPGFLAGWCFLTGKLASCAAMALTFGLYAAPEVAKPAGVAAVVALTVVNLLGVTRTALMTRIIVSLVVPVLGFVVVAAFAQPGEGGTTPDSPGTGVFQAAALMFFAFAGYARIATMGEEVREPARNIPRAIFGALGFTLALYLFLAFGLLHAVGAERLAASTAPLAEVFANGNFAAGEAVPLLAVAIAAALASLGALLALISGIARTSLAMAREGDLPRIFSLVSRRRATPFVSELAIAAVVITLLLTTDVLTVVGFSSFGVLLYYAVTNLSALTLSSRPWYAPRALNMLGLAGCLLLAFTLPVQSVVTMLVILAVGLLGRAAVVLARRRRG
- the hisS gene encoding histidine--tRNA ligase, translating into MARKSSLSGFPEWLPSERLVELHILDTLRRTFELHGFSSVETRAVETVAQLLRKGEIDKEVYAVSRLQEDEPSAAAGEDALALHFDLTVPFARYVVENAGHLAFPFRRYQIQKVWRGERPQEGRAREFTQADIDVVGDGALPFRYDVELALVIAEALGALPIPDFQLRINNRKLAEGFYRGIGLTDTPGVLRSIDKLEKIGREKVAALLKSELGATDEQAEAALNLAAIRTEDTSFVEQVRAFGVQDELLDEGLAELEQVIGEASKRAPGRVIADLSIARGLDYYTGTVYETVLVGHESLGSICSGGRYDALASKGNRTFPGVGLSIGVTRLVTRILSQEFASASRQVPTAVLVTLANDDSWSAAQDVAASLRERGIPVEVAASAEKFGKQIKFADRRGIPFVWFTAEDGTHEVKDIRSGEQVAADPLSWTPRPRTCGLQSCRRAEAASANDFNRAVVVPAPRRRGPAGRRRELPAWSPQTERAG